In Neomonachus schauinslandi chromosome 6, ASM220157v2, whole genome shotgun sequence, a genomic segment contains:
- the GPR52 gene encoding G-protein coupled receptor 52 produces the protein MNESRWTEWSILNMSSGIVNVSERHSCPLGFGYYSAVDVCIFETVVIVLLTFLIIAGNLTVIFVFHCAPLLHHYTTSYFIQTMAYADLFVGVSCLVPTLSLLHYSTGIHESLTCQVFGYIISVLKSVSMACLACISVDRYLAITKPLSYNQLVTPCRLRICIILVWIYSCLIFLPSFFGWGKPGYHGDIFEWCATSWLTSAYFTGFIVCLLYAPAAFVVCFTYFHIFKICRQHTKEINDRRARFPSHEVDAPGETGHSPDRRYAMVLFRITSVFYMLWLPYIIYFLLESSRVLDNPALSFLTTWLAISNSFCNCVIYSLSNSVFRLGLRRLSETMCTSCMCVKDQEARDPKPRKRANSCSI, from the coding sequence ATGAATGAATCCAGGTGGACTGAATGGAGCATCCTGAACATGAGCAGTGGCATTGTGAATGTGTCTGAACGTCACTCCTGCCCACTTGGATTTGGCTACTACAGTGCAGTGGATGTGTGCATCTTTGAGACCGTTGTTATTGTCTTGCTGACATTTCTAATCATTGCCGGGAATTTAACGGTCATCTTTGTCTTTCACTGTGCTCCACTCCTGCACCATTATACTACCAGCTACTTTATTCAGACAATGGCATATGCTGATCTTTTCGTTGGAGTTAGCTGCTTGGTTCCTACTCTCTCACTTCTTCACTACTCCACAGGTATCCATGAGTCATTGACTTGCCAGGTTTTTGGATATATCATCTCCGTTCTAAAAAGTGTTTCTATGGCATGTCTTGCTTGCATAAGTGTGGATCGCTATCTTGCAATAACCAAGCCTCTTTCCTACAATCAACTGGTCACCCCTTGtcgcctgagaatttgcattatTTTAGTCTGGATCTACTCTTGCCTAattttcttgccttcctttttTGGCTGGGGGAAACCAGGGTACCACGGTGACATTTTTGAATGGTGTGCCACCTCCTGGCTCACCAGTGCCTATTTTACTGGCtttattgtttgtttactttATGCTCCTGCTGCCTTTGTTGTCTGCTTCACTTACTTCCACATCTTCAAAATTTGCCGGCAGCACACCAAAGAGATAAATGACCGGAGGGCCCGATTTCCTAGCCACGAGGTAGATGCCCCTGGGGAGACTGGACACAGCCCTGACCGTCGCTACGCCATGGTTTTGTTTCGGATAACCAGTGTGTTTTACATGCTGTGGCTCCCTTACATAATTTACTTTCTTCTAGAAAGCTCCCGGGTCTTGGACAATCCAGCACTGTCCTTCCTAACAACCTGGCTTGCTATAAGTAATAGTTTTTGTAACTGTGTAATCTATAGCCTTTCCAACAGTGTTTTCCGGCTAGGCCTCCGAAGACTGTCCGAGACAATGTGCACGTCTTGTATGTGTGTGAAGGATCAGGAAGCACGAGACCCCAAACCTCGGAAACGGGCTAATTCCTGCTCCATTTGA